One window of the Hypanus sabinus isolate sHypSab1 chromosome 13, sHypSab1.hap1, whole genome shotgun sequence genome contains the following:
- the LOC132403460 gene encoding snaclec B6-like, whose protein sequence is MMLMWVLVVTTLFVSDVAGMGNSSELEETLRSFGELTRGPCEIGWFVYKSTRSCYRCFNSTKTWKEAEMSCNREKHYGQLASVTSCEHNEFISKVVRRVTRGSRAVWIGFKDFCKNGNFLWSDETSIRYMNWAEGRPLDPKRRQLCTYTNSGSSTWFDINCNARLYYVCAYKYH, encoded by the exons GGATGGGCAATTCCTCGGAATTGGAAGAGACTCTGCGGTCCTTTGGAGAATTAACCAGAGGACCTTGTGAGATCGGCTGGTTTGTATATAAGAGTACAAGATCCTGTTACCGCTGTTTCAATTCCACGAAAACATGGAAAGAGGCTGAG atgTCCTGCAACAGAGAGAAACATTATGGACAGCTGGCTTCTGTGACTTCATGTGAGCACAACGAGTTCATTTCCAAGGTGGTGAGACGGGTGACCAGAGGTTCGCGAGCAGTTTGGATTGGCTTCAAGGACTTCTGCAAG AATGGGAATTTCTTGTGGAGTGATGAAACTTCAATCAGATACATGAACTGGGCTGAAGGAAGACCTCTGGATCCTAAACGTAGACAACTCTGTACGTACACTAACAGCG GTTCCAGTACTTGGTTTGATATTAATTGCAATGCTCGTCTGTACTATGTCTGCGCCTACAAATATCACTGA